Proteins encoded in a region of the Halostella limicola genome:
- the endA gene encoding tRNA-intron lyase, with translation MDGHLQDGVVRVGGDARQRFYDSRGYGRPLGGNEIALSRVEAAHLLFRGDLDAVDGASFRKFLAAVDDPRFGVRFLVYADLRERGFYLSPAREDWVPDPGDADFHVYPRGKGPGDGEVAYRVRAVGERASVPAAALGDCVLAIVDEESEITYFETGRPDVGGTSGVDLPEGVPVDLLSDRVVCWEAPARLHEHGFYGQPLAGRDGDREALQLSLVEAAYLADRGALDLTREAVRERGRAVEGERFDRRLRAYADLRDRGVVPKTGFKFGADFRTYADVESVDDLGHSERLVRVLPSEYAFAPRDLALDVRLAHGVRKTMTFAQVGDGDSVRWLSVERLTP, from the coding sequence ATGGACGGACATCTGCAGGACGGCGTCGTCCGCGTCGGCGGCGACGCGCGCCAGCGGTTCTACGACTCCCGGGGCTACGGTCGGCCGCTCGGCGGGAACGAGATAGCGCTCTCGCGCGTCGAGGCGGCCCACCTCCTGTTCCGGGGCGACCTCGACGCCGTCGACGGCGCGAGCTTCCGCAAGTTCCTCGCGGCGGTTGACGACCCGCGCTTCGGCGTGCGCTTTCTGGTGTACGCCGACCTCCGGGAGCGGGGCTTCTACCTCTCGCCGGCCCGCGAGGACTGGGTGCCGGACCCCGGCGACGCCGACTTCCACGTCTACCCCCGCGGCAAGGGGCCCGGCGACGGCGAGGTCGCCTACCGGGTGCGGGCCGTGGGCGAGCGGGCGTCCGTCCCGGCAGCGGCGCTCGGCGACTGCGTGCTCGCCATCGTCGACGAGGAGAGCGAGATAACGTACTTCGAGACGGGCCGGCCGGACGTGGGCGGCACCAGCGGGGTCGACCTCCCGGAGGGCGTCCCCGTCGACCTGCTCTCGGACCGCGTCGTCTGCTGGGAGGCGCCGGCTCGCCTCCACGAGCATGGGTTCTACGGCCAGCCGCTCGCCGGCCGGGACGGGGACCGCGAGGCGCTCCAGCTGTCGCTCGTCGAGGCGGCGTACCTCGCTGACCGCGGTGCCTTGGATCTCACCCGCGAAGCCGTCCGCGAGCGCGGCCGGGCCGTCGAAGGCGAACGGTTCGACCGCCGCCTCCGGGCGTACGCGGACCTGCGGGACCGCGGCGTCGTCCCCAAGACCGGCTTCAAGTTCGGCGCGGACTTCCGGACGTACGCCGACGTCGAGAGCGTCGACGACCTGGGCCACTCCGAACGGCTCGTCCGCGTCCTCCCGTCGGAGTACGCGTTCGCCCCGCGGGACCTGGCGCTCGACGTGCGCCTCGCCCACGGCGTCCGCAAGACGATGACGTTCGCGCAGGTCGGCGACGGCGATTCGGTGCGGTGGCTGTCGGTCGAGCGACTGACGCCGTAG
- a CDS encoding endonuclease NucS domain-containing protein — MSATDSTDPIRVLAGDCTVVFDGDRREEHRGRVTVVVKPDNTVLVHDADGYQPVAWLTRADAVACSRDEGFAVDARAGDQRLRVVAHAEDGFARYPASEAGTPVGECPDCDGTLVRTGGAVSCLGCGARHGLPAGATVTDERCDCGRPRLRVERGQPFDVCLDRECDPLEDAVKAAFDRAWDCPDCGDDLRILRRGGLLAGCDAYPDCEASFSLPGGTVVGECTCGLPLFDTGGRRCLDGTCEAR, encoded by the coding sequence ATGTCCGCGACGGACTCCACCGACCCGATCCGCGTGCTGGCCGGCGACTGCACGGTCGTCTTCGACGGCGACCGCCGCGAGGAACACCGCGGCCGCGTCACCGTGGTCGTCAAGCCCGACAACACCGTGCTGGTCCACGACGCCGACGGCTACCAGCCCGTGGCGTGGCTCACCCGGGCGGACGCCGTCGCCTGCTCGCGCGACGAGGGGTTCGCGGTCGACGCCCGCGCCGGCGACCAGCGCCTCCGGGTCGTCGCCCACGCCGAGGACGGGTTCGCGCGCTACCCCGCCAGCGAGGCCGGAACACCCGTCGGCGAGTGCCCCGACTGCGACGGGACGCTGGTCCGGACCGGCGGCGCCGTCTCGTGTCTCGGCTGCGGCGCGCGCCACGGCCTCCCGGCGGGCGCGACGGTCACCGACGAGCGCTGCGACTGCGGTCGCCCCCGCCTTCGGGTCGAGCGCGGTCAGCCGTTCGACGTCTGCCTCGACCGCGAGTGCGACCCGCTCGAAGACGCCGTGAAGGCGGCGTTCGACCGCGCCTGGGACTGCCCGGACTGCGGCGACGACCTGCGGATCCTGCGCCGCGGCGGCCTGCTCGCCGGCTGCGACGCCTACCCCGACTGCGAGGCGAGCTTCTCGCTCCCCGGGGGGACGGTCGTCGGCGAGTGCACCTGCGGCCTGCCGCTGTTTGACACCGGCGGCCGGCGCTGTCTCGACGGGACCTGCGAGGCGCGGTGA
- a CDS encoding HAD family hydrolase codes for MSPKAVLFDMDGVIVNSEDFWVELETEEILPAAVEGQEVSEDEITGINYREIYDYLDERYEVSVGREEWLEYYESAAGDIYAEKVDLMPGFRDLLAALHDRGLRVAVVSSSPHEWIGMVTERFGIDGEFDAVISADDVDADSKPEPDVYEHAAREVGVDPADCIAVEDSKNGVKSAKAAGMTAIGYRTETNAEMDLSEADAVADGAEELREELLSRTE; via the coding sequence GTGTCTCCGAAGGCTGTGCTGTTCGACATGGACGGCGTGATCGTCAACTCCGAGGACTTCTGGGTCGAGCTCGAGACCGAGGAGATCCTGCCCGCCGCGGTCGAGGGCCAGGAGGTCTCGGAGGACGAGATCACCGGGATCAACTACCGGGAGATATACGACTACCTCGACGAGCGCTACGAGGTCTCGGTCGGCCGCGAGGAGTGGCTGGAGTACTACGAGTCCGCGGCCGGGGATATCTACGCGGAGAAGGTCGACCTGATGCCGGGCTTTCGCGACCTGCTCGCGGCCCTGCACGACCGCGGCCTGCGGGTCGCGGTGGTGTCGTCCTCGCCCCACGAGTGGATCGGGATGGTCACCGAGCGGTTCGGCATCGACGGCGAGTTCGACGCCGTGATCAGCGCCGACGACGTCGACGCCGACAGCAAGCCCGAACCGGACGTGTACGAGCACGCCGCGAGGGAGGTCGGCGTCGACCCCGCGGACTGCATCGCGGTCGAGGACTCGAAGAACGGCGTAAAGTCCGCCAAGGCGGCCGGGATGACCGCGATCGGCTACCGGACCGAGACGAACGCCGAGATGGACCTCTCGGAGGCGGACGCGGTGGCCGACGGGGCCGAGGAGCTGCGTGAGGAACTGCTCTCGCGGACGGAGTGA
- a CDS encoding DEAD/DEAH box helicase: protein MEVAETVPEFADAFAFEEFNEMQREAWEPILDGDENVVVSAPTGSGKTALAELAICKALRDGGTALFIAPMRALTNEKESEWEGFEDLGYSVYVVTGERDLNPRRARHADILVMTPEKADSATRKHDTPRYSFITDVDCCVIDEVHLLDSDRRGSVLEVTVSRLRRLCDPRIVALSATMPNIDDVAAWLDAPAETTFDFDDDYRPVDLTAGVKTYTHGDNPFEDKYRRLYRALDLAEPHIRDGGQALVFVSSRQDTVQAAKKSRDEIAERDVPVGARGDYDFHTETKRLENETLRKSVLDGVAFHHAGLSKNDKDLVEQWFKEDRIQLLFSTSTLAWGVNLPARCVVIRDTKLHDPLEGEVDMSPLDVLQMLGRAGRPGYDDEGFGWVVCDRSDADKYRRLLRDGKEIESRLAEDLDAHLNAEIAMGTIQDLDDVMTWLETTFYYVRAQSKPTEYDFENLRERVRGELERLVDRGFVETDENLGVEATGLGVLASKYYLRLATAERFHALTERESITTDAVLQTVAGATEFDSVSARQSERDAVDAVLTGQNAGDLDPGPRKVLAILRSSMTGSTPADLRSDAWVIRQNAVRLLSALRAFLERFADPHAANLARRVEARVENGVGDAAAGLTAVDGVGAGRASKLAKEGIETPGDIVAAGVDGLAAAGLSEGVAERVVESAGELPAVSIEWGDFPETVARGENEMREVTVGNAGGAARAGLRVTVNGVEMTTTEGYLDDELTVPVGVFGGSDDEMEFTVSVAFPDLPTVPVEERRTVRVE from the coding sequence ATGGAAGTCGCCGAGACGGTCCCGGAGTTCGCCGACGCGTTCGCGTTCGAGGAGTTCAACGAGATGCAGCGCGAGGCCTGGGAACCGATCCTCGACGGCGACGAGAACGTGGTCGTCAGCGCGCCGACCGGCAGCGGCAAGACCGCGCTCGCGGAGCTCGCCATCTGCAAGGCGCTCCGCGACGGCGGCACCGCCCTGTTCATCGCGCCGATGCGCGCCCTGACCAACGAGAAGGAGAGCGAGTGGGAGGGGTTCGAGGACCTCGGCTACTCCGTCTACGTCGTCACCGGCGAGCGCGACCTGAACCCCCGGCGCGCCCGCCACGCCGACATCCTCGTGATGACGCCGGAGAAGGCCGACTCCGCGACCCGGAAGCACGACACCCCGCGCTACTCCTTCATCACGGACGTGGACTGCTGCGTCATCGACGAGGTGCACCTGCTCGACTCCGACCGCCGCGGGAGCGTCCTGGAGGTGACCGTCTCCCGCCTCCGCCGGCTCTGCGACCCGCGGATCGTCGCGCTGTCGGCGACGATGCCCAACATCGACGACGTTGCGGCGTGGCTCGACGCGCCGGCAGAGACGACCTTCGACTTCGACGACGACTACCGCCCCGTCGACCTGACGGCGGGGGTGAAGACGTACACGCACGGCGACAACCCCTTCGAGGACAAGTACCGGCGGCTCTACCGCGCGCTCGACCTCGCCGAACCGCACATCCGCGACGGCGGGCAGGCGCTCGTGTTCGTCTCCTCGCGGCAGGACACCGTACAGGCGGCGAAGAAGTCCCGCGACGAGATCGCCGAACGGGACGTCCCGGTCGGCGCGCGCGGCGACTACGACTTCCACACCGAGACGAAGCGCCTGGAGAACGAGACGCTCCGGAAGTCCGTCCTCGACGGCGTCGCCTTCCACCATGCCGGCCTCTCGAAGAACGACAAGGACCTCGTCGAGCAGTGGTTCAAGGAGGACAGGATCCAGCTGCTGTTCTCCACGTCGACGCTCGCGTGGGGCGTGAACCTCCCCGCGCGCTGCGTCGTCATCCGGGACACGAAGCTCCACGACCCGCTCGAAGGCGAGGTGGACATGAGCCCCCTCGACGTGCTCCAGATGCTCGGCCGCGCCGGGCGACCGGGCTACGACGACGAGGGGTTCGGCTGGGTCGTCTGCGACCGCTCGGATGCGGACAAGTACCGCCGGCTGCTGCGGGACGGCAAGGAGATCGAGTCCCGCCTCGCGGAAGACTTAGACGCGCACCTCAACGCCGAGATCGCGATGGGCACCATCCAGGACCTCGACGACGTGATGACGTGGCTGGAGACGACGTTCTACTACGTCCGCGCCCAGAGCAAGCCGACGGAGTACGACTTCGAGAACCTCCGCGAGCGGGTGCGCGGCGAACTCGAACGCCTCGTCGACCGCGGCTTCGTCGAGACCGACGAGAACCTCGGCGTGGAGGCGACGGGGCTGGGCGTGCTCGCCTCGAAGTACTACCTCCGGCTCGCCACCGCCGAGCGGTTCCACGCCCTCACGGAGCGCGAGTCGATCACGACCGACGCCGTCCTCCAGACCGTCGCGGGCGCGACGGAGTTCGACAGCGTCAGCGCGCGCCAGTCGGAGCGCGACGCGGTCGACGCGGTGCTGACGGGGCAGAACGCCGGCGACCTCGACCCCGGCCCGCGGAAGGTGCTCGCCATCCTCCGCTCGTCGATGACGGGGTCGACGCCGGCCGACCTGCGCAGCGACGCGTGGGTGATCCGCCAGAACGCCGTCCGCCTGCTGTCCGCGCTGCGGGCCTTCCTCGAGCGCTTCGCCGACCCCCACGCCGCCAACCTCGCCCGCCGGGTCGAGGCCCGCGTCGAGAACGGCGTCGGCGACGCCGCCGCGGGCCTCACCGCGGTCGACGGCGTCGGGGCCGGCCGCGCGAGCAAGCTCGCGAAGGAGGGCATCGAGACGCCCGGCGATATCGTCGCCGCCGGCGTCGACGGCCTCGCCGCCGCGGGCCTCTCGGAGGGTGTCGCCGAGCGCGTCGTCGAGAGCGCGGGCGAGTTGCCGGCCGTCTCGATCGAGTGGGGCGACTTCCCCGAGACCGTCGCGCGCGGCGAGAACGAGATGCGCGAGGTGACGGTCGGCAACGCGGGCGGGGCGGCCCGGGCCGGCCTCCGCGTCACCGTCAACGGGGTCGAGATGACGACGACGGAGGGCTACCTCGACGACGAACTCACCGTCCCCGTCGGCGTGTTCGGCGGGAGCGACGACGAGATGGAGTTCACCGTCAGCGTCGCGTTCCCGGACCTGCCGACGGTGCCCGTCGAGGAGCGCCGGACGGTCCGCGTCGAGTGA
- a CDS encoding MATE family efflux transporter, with protein MWDTSPDDITDGRISRALVLLAAPLVVQNFVQVVQQVVDTFWVGRIGEDAVAAVGLNYPVTAMLTSVAIMAPLVGTQVIVSQRVGAEEYTGARRIAVHGIAVGVALALVVTAAAVAGAETIVDLLGAGDDVAPLAVTYLATYAFALVPMAASDVLEGGFVGWGDSRAALYVNVVAVVVNVGLDPILIFGLGPIDGYGIRGAALATVAGYTAGFVLALAMALGLRDSFTLTREAVAFRVDEFRELLDVGAPSSARRLAQDGVRVVIVGIVATVGGAAGLAAYTVGARVASVAFIPATGLSQAAQSVVGQNLGAEQPDRARRTTWVGVGIAAAALTAVGAIQWLFPASLTQVFVPDVSEAALGLTVDYLRILAYGYWAIGATYVLRAGFNGARRTRTSMVASLLQYWALRLPIAVAGVVLLDMGVHAVFWAVTLSNVAAAVGLGAYYRYSVESGMFDRAAAQAVADD; from the coding sequence ATGTGGGATACGTCTCCGGACGATATCACCGATGGACGGATCTCCCGGGCCCTCGTCCTTCTCGCCGCCCCGCTCGTGGTCCAGAACTTCGTGCAAGTCGTCCAACAGGTCGTCGACACCTTCTGGGTCGGCCGCATCGGTGAGGACGCCGTCGCGGCCGTGGGACTGAACTACCCCGTGACGGCGATGCTCACCTCCGTCGCCATCATGGCGCCGCTCGTCGGCACGCAGGTCATCGTCTCGCAGCGCGTCGGCGCCGAGGAGTACACCGGCGCGCGCCGGATCGCCGTCCACGGGATCGCCGTCGGCGTCGCGCTGGCGCTCGTCGTGACGGCCGCAGCGGTCGCCGGCGCCGAGACGATCGTCGACCTCCTCGGTGCGGGTGACGACGTCGCGCCCCTGGCCGTGACCTACCTCGCCACCTACGCCTTCGCGCTCGTGCCGATGGCCGCGAGCGACGTGCTCGAAGGCGGTTTCGTCGGCTGGGGCGACTCCCGCGCGGCGCTGTACGTCAACGTCGTCGCGGTGGTCGTCAACGTCGGCCTCGACCCGATCCTCATCTTCGGTCTGGGGCCGATCGACGGCTACGGCATCCGGGGGGCGGCGCTCGCCACCGTCGCCGGTTACACCGCGGGGTTCGTCCTCGCGCTGGCGATGGCGCTCGGCCTCCGCGACAGCTTCACGCTGACCCGCGAGGCGGTGGCGTTCAGGGTCGACGAGTTCCGCGAACTGCTCGACGTGGGCGCGCCGTCGTCCGCCCGTCGCCTCGCGCAGGACGGCGTCAGGGTCGTCATCGTCGGCATCGTCGCGACCGTCGGCGGCGCGGCGGGGCTGGCGGCCTACACCGTCGGCGCGCGCGTCGCGAGCGTCGCGTTCATCCCCGCCACCGGGCTGAGTCAGGCCGCCCAGAGCGTCGTCGGCCAGAACCTCGGGGCCGAGCAGCCCGACCGCGCGCGCCGGACGACCTGGGTCGGCGTCGGCATCGCCGCCGCGGCGCTCACGGCCGTCGGCGCGATCCAGTGGCTGTTCCCCGCGTCGCTCACGCAGGTGTTCGTCCCCGACGTCTCCGAGGCGGCGCTCGGTCTCACCGTCGACTACCTTCGGATCCTGGCGTACGGGTACTGGGCCATCGGCGCGACGTACGTCCTGCGCGCCGGGTTCAACGGGGCGCGGCGGACCCGGACGAGCATGGTCGCCTCGCTGCTGCAGTACTGGGCCCTGCGCCTCCCGATCGCCGTCGCCGGCGTCGTCCTGCTCGACATGGGGGTTCACGCCGTCTTCTGGGCCGTGACGCTCTCGAACGTCGCGGCCGCGGTCGGCCTCGGCGCGTACTACCGCTACAGCGTCGAGTCCGGGATGTTCGACCGCGCCGCGGCGCAGGCGGTCGCGGACGACTGA